A stretch of Mycobacterium sp. ITM-2016-00316 DNA encodes these proteins:
- a CDS encoding ABC transporter ATP-binding protein: MSPILEVDNLRVSFTTQDGVVGAVDGVSFDLAAGEVLAIVGESGSGKSVTAQTVIGLTRAPNATIGGAVRFGGKDLTQLNDRELQSIRGEHIAMVFQDPMTSLNPVYRVGDQITEMIRAHRDVSRAEARDRAVELLRTVGIPNPERRVRDYPHEFSGGMRQRVMIAIALSLEPEVLIADEPTTALDVTIQAQILRLLADLNEQRGLAVVLITHDLGVVAEVADRVLVMYAGQVVEDAGVDDIFYDPQHPYTWGLFGSLTPLDAPQHSRLPQIGGAPPSLLALPPGCRFAPRCPHAFENCTQMPPLETKAAVGHLDRCWLDPVQKSTLRDVDGRIGLRKPVSS; this comes from the coding sequence ATGAGCCCCATTCTCGAAGTCGACAATCTGCGCGTCAGTTTCACCACCCAGGACGGGGTGGTGGGCGCCGTCGACGGCGTGTCGTTCGACCTGGCCGCCGGGGAGGTGCTGGCCATCGTCGGCGAGTCGGGGTCCGGCAAGAGTGTGACCGCGCAGACCGTGATCGGTCTGACCCGCGCCCCGAATGCGACCATCGGCGGCGCGGTGCGGTTCGGCGGCAAGGATCTGACCCAGCTCAATGACCGCGAATTACAAAGTATCCGAGGCGAACACATCGCCATGGTGTTCCAGGATCCGATGACGTCGCTGAATCCGGTGTACCGGGTGGGCGATCAGATCACCGAGATGATCCGCGCCCATCGGGATGTCTCCCGCGCCGAGGCCCGCGACCGCGCCGTCGAACTGCTGCGCACCGTGGGCATTCCCAATCCCGAACGCCGGGTGCGCGACTATCCGCACGAGTTCTCCGGCGGTATGCGGCAGCGGGTGATGATCGCCATTGCACTGTCCCTGGAACCCGAGGTGCTGATCGCCGACGAGCCCACCACCGCTCTCGACGTGACGATCCAGGCGCAGATCCTGCGACTGTTGGCCGATCTCAACGAGCAACGCGGTCTCGCGGTGGTGCTGATCACCCACGACCTCGGCGTGGTCGCCGAGGTCGCCGACCGGGTGCTGGTCATGTACGCCGGGCAGGTGGTCGAAGACGCCGGCGTCGACGACATTTTCTACGATCCACAACACCCCTACACCTGGGGTCTTTTCGGGTCGCTGACACCGCTGGACGCGCCGCAGCACTCGCGGTTGCCGCAGATCGGTGGCGCTCCGCCGTCACTGCTGGCCCTGCCACCGGGGTGCCGTTTCGCGCCGCGTTGTCCACATGCGTTCGAGAACTGCACGCAGATGCCACCTTTGGAGACCAAGGCTGCGGTCGGTCATCTGGACCGGTGTTGGCTGGACCCGGTGCAGAAGTCGACGCTGCGTGACGTGGACGGCCGGATCGGCCTGCGTAAGCCGGTGAGCTCATGA
- a CDS encoding ABC transporter ATP-binding protein yields the protein MSAGEPLLEVTDLVKHFPIKAGAVIEREVARVRAVDGVSLTLHEGETLGLVGESGCGKSTLCRLILQLMTPTSGSVRFQGQELVGRSRRDLRPIRRDIQMVFQDPYASLNPRKRIGQIVGDPIELHGLASGGEVKRQVQDLLDRVGLQAEHYNRFPHEFSGGQRQRIGIARALALRPKLIIADEPVSALDVSVQAQIINLFEDLQQEFGLSYLFVAHDLGVVRHVSDRVAVMYLGKIVETAAANELYDKPFHPYSNALLSAVPIPDPRRNAARERVILEGDVPSPIDPPSGCRFHTRCRWATDVCSDEEPDMVERERAHLAACHHPRNVEAATHGAGIA from the coding sequence ATGAGCGCCGGCGAGCCGCTGCTGGAGGTTACCGACCTGGTCAAGCATTTCCCGATCAAGGCGGGCGCGGTCATCGAGCGCGAGGTGGCCCGGGTGCGCGCGGTGGACGGGGTGAGCCTGACGCTGCACGAAGGCGAGACGCTGGGCCTGGTCGGTGAGTCCGGCTGCGGCAAGTCGACGCTGTGCCGGCTGATCCTGCAGTTGATGACGCCCACGTCCGGATCGGTGCGCTTTCAGGGCCAGGAGTTGGTGGGCCGATCCCGCCGGGACCTGCGCCCGATCCGCCGCGACATCCAGATGGTGTTCCAGGATCCCTACGCGTCGCTCAACCCGCGCAAGCGGATCGGGCAGATCGTCGGTGACCCGATCGAGCTGCACGGGCTGGCCAGTGGCGGTGAGGTGAAGCGCCAGGTGCAGGACCTGCTGGACCGGGTGGGCCTGCAGGCCGAGCACTACAACCGCTTCCCGCACGAGTTCTCCGGCGGACAGCGGCAACGGATCGGGATCGCCCGGGCGCTGGCGCTGCGGCCCAAGCTGATCATCGCCGACGAGCCGGTATCGGCGCTGGACGTCTCGGTGCAGGCCCAGATCATCAACCTGTTCGAAGATCTGCAGCAGGAGTTCGGGCTGTCGTACCTGTTCGTCGCCCACGACCTCGGTGTGGTCCGGCATGTGTCGGACCGGGTGGCGGTCATGTACCTGGGCAAGATCGTCGAGACGGCCGCGGCGAACGAGCTGTACGACAAGCCGTTCCATCCGTATTCGAATGCGCTGCTGTCGGCGGTCCCGATCCCCGATCCGCGGCGCAACGCCGCCCGCGAGCGGGTCATTCTGGAAGGTGACGTGCCCAGCCCGATCGACCCACCGTCGGGGTGCCGTTTCCACACCCGTTGCCGCTGGGCCACCGACGTCTGTTCGGACGAGGAACCGGACATGGTGGAGCGGGAGCGGGCGCACCTGGCGGCCTGTCATCACCCGCGCAACGTGGAGGCGGCCACTCACGGGGCCGGAATCGCCTGA
- the ppk2 gene encoding polyphosphate kinase 2 — protein MNESAQGKPAKALKKRRPPKIANDVYEAELFRLQTEFVKLQEWVKHTGARVVVVFEGRDAAGKGGTIKRITEYLSPRIARIEALPAPSDRERGQWYYQRYISQLPAKGEIVLFDRSWYNRAGVEFVMGFCTPAEHELFLRHTPVFEQMLIEDGILLRKYWFSVSDDEQLRRFKSRLKDPVRQWKLSPMDMESVYRWEDYSRAKDQMMVHTDTPLSPWYVVESDIKKHARLNMMNHLLSTIDYHAVKKPKVTLPKRAAPSESYQRPPRELSTYVDDYVATLMGDPE, from the coding sequence ATGAACGAATCGGCACAAGGTAAACCGGCGAAGGCGCTGAAGAAGCGCCGCCCGCCCAAGATCGCCAACGACGTCTATGAGGCCGAGTTGTTTCGCCTCCAGACCGAATTCGTGAAGCTGCAGGAGTGGGTGAAGCACACCGGCGCGCGCGTCGTCGTGGTCTTCGAAGGCCGCGACGCGGCCGGCAAGGGCGGCACGATCAAGCGGATCACCGAATATCTGAGCCCGCGCATCGCCCGGATCGAGGCACTGCCCGCGCCCAGCGATCGTGAGCGCGGCCAGTGGTACTACCAGCGCTACATCTCGCAGTTGCCCGCCAAGGGTGAGATCGTGCTGTTCGACAGGTCCTGGTACAACCGCGCGGGAGTCGAGTTCGTGATGGGTTTCTGCACTCCCGCCGAGCACGAGCTGTTTCTGCGTCATACACCGGTTTTCGAGCAGATGTTGATCGAGGACGGGATCCTGTTGCGCAAGTATTGGTTCTCGGTGTCCGATGACGAGCAGCTCCGCCGGTTCAAATCGCGACTGAAAGACCCTGTGCGGCAATGGAAGTTGTCGCCGATGGACATGGAATCGGTGTACCGCTGGGAGGACTACTCGCGCGCCAAGGACCAGATGATGGTGCACACCGACACCCCGCTGAGCCCGTGGTACGTGGTGGAGTCCGATATCAAGAAGCATGCGCGACTGAACATGATGAACCATCTGCTGTCGACCATCGACTACCACGCCGTGAAGAAGCCGAAGGTCACTCTGCCCAAGCGCGCGGCGCCCAGCGAGAGCTACCAGCGGCCGCCGCGGGAGCTGTCGACCTATGTCGACGATTACGTGGCGACATTGATGGGTGATCCTGAGTAG
- a CDS encoding TIGR03557 family F420-dependent LLM class oxidoreductase, producing the protein MTSIGYFLSAEQYNPKELVDQARRAEAAGFDRLWISDHFHPWNDEQGESAFVWGVIGALSEVTSLPVSTAVTCPTIRIHPAILAQAAATAAVQLDGRFVFGVGSGEALNEHILGDPWPSPGVRLEMLEEAVELIRLLHTGKVISHHGLHYEVQEARIYTLPEQPVPIYVSGFGPQSAELAGRIGDGYCLTMADADLVKTFRAAGGGDKPVQGGMKVSWDRDTDAGIDAAHRLWANDMLPGQLAQTLPRPQDFEDAMSLVPRESMTESITCGPDVDKHVAQARSYLDADIDEVYVQQIGPDKEGFFAAWEKDVLPQLR; encoded by the coding sequence ATGACGAGCATCGGATACTTCCTGTCGGCCGAGCAGTACAACCCCAAAGAGTTGGTCGATCAGGCGCGACGCGCCGAGGCCGCCGGCTTCGACCGGCTGTGGATATCCGATCACTTCCACCCGTGGAACGACGAGCAGGGCGAGAGCGCGTTCGTCTGGGGTGTCATCGGTGCGCTGTCCGAGGTGACATCGCTGCCGGTGTCCACCGCCGTGACCTGCCCGACCATCCGGATCCACCCGGCGATCCTCGCGCAGGCGGCCGCCACCGCGGCGGTTCAACTCGACGGGCGGTTCGTCTTCGGTGTCGGCAGCGGGGAGGCGCTGAACGAGCACATTCTCGGTGACCCGTGGCCGTCTCCGGGCGTGCGACTGGAGATGCTCGAGGAGGCGGTGGAGCTCATCCGTCTCCTGCATACCGGGAAGGTGATCAGCCACCATGGTCTGCATTACGAGGTCCAGGAGGCCCGGATCTACACCCTGCCCGAGCAGCCCGTGCCGATCTACGTGTCCGGATTCGGCCCCCAGTCCGCAGAACTCGCCGGACGCATCGGCGACGGCTACTGCCTGACGATGGCCGATGCCGACCTGGTGAAGACCTTCCGCGCCGCGGGCGGCGGCGACAAGCCGGTGCAGGGCGGCATGAAGGTGAGTTGGGATCGTGACACCGACGCCGGCATCGACGCCGCGCACCGCCTGTGGGCCAACGACATGTTGCCCGGCCAACTCGCGCAGACCTTGCCGCGACCACAGGATTTCGAGGACGCGATGTCGCTGGTCCCACGGGAATCCATGACCGAGAGCATCACCTGCGGGCCGGATGTGGACAAACATGTCGCGCAGGCGCGTTCGTACCTGGACGCCGACATCGACGAGGTCTACGTCCAGCAGATCGGACCCGACAAAGAGGGCTTCTTCGCCGCCTGGGAGAAGGACGTGCTTCCCCAGCTCAGATGA